A window of Mucilaginibacter paludis DSM 18603 contains these coding sequences:
- a CDS encoding UBP-type zinc finger domain-containing protein, whose protein sequence is METQICKHLKLLVVKPADKYYCEECVKTGSSWLHLRACQTCGTVLCCDSSPNQHASKHAAHTHHPVVISAEPGEYWAYCYPHDQMIDIDPY, encoded by the coding sequence ATGGAAACTCAAATTTGCAAACACCTTAAACTATTGGTAGTTAAGCCGGCCGACAAATATTATTGCGAAGAATGCGTCAAAACCGGCAGCTCATGGCTCCATCTGCGTGCATGCCAAACTTGCGGAACAGTTTTATGCTGCGATTCATCGCCTAACCAACATGCTTCTAAGCATGCTGCTCATACCCATCATCCTGTAGTTATATCTGCCGAGCCCGGCGAATATTGGGCTTACTGTTACCCGCACGATCAAATGATCGATATTGATCCTTATTAA
- a CDS encoding cupin domain-containing protein, with protein sequence MEKPQISFKFELEKQTPRLGPGGITRGASVREFPVSVGIAGVSMRLQPGGMRELHWHANAAEWAYVITGNARTTIIHPDGSAFIDNFGPGDVWYFPRGYGHSIQATGDKECHFILIFDNGNFSEDHTFSITDFIANTPPEVVAQNFGLTLGEVEQLPHKEAYFALGPNPDESSTIAFARAEPALTSLHRYPLEAQQPRLIPGGGTQRVASVKEFPISTSITGSVIELQPGALREMHWHPNADEWQYYLAGKAEMTVFLAEATAVTEQFNAGDVGYVPMGAGHYIKNTGDEVCRILIGFNSGNYEAIDLSQWLAGNPKDVIATNLGIGEAIVDKLPQRKLFAIPPKY encoded by the coding sequence ATGGAAAAGCCGCAGATCAGCTTCAAGTTTGAGCTTGAAAAACAAACACCGCGATTAGGGCCTGGCGGAATAACCCGGGGGGCATCAGTTCGTGAATTTCCTGTTTCAGTAGGTATAGCAGGTGTATCAATGCGTTTACAACCAGGGGGAATGCGGGAATTGCACTGGCACGCCAATGCTGCCGAATGGGCTTATGTGATTACAGGCAATGCCCGGACAACCATCATTCATCCTGATGGCAGTGCTTTTATTGATAATTTTGGCCCGGGTGATGTATGGTATTTCCCCAGGGGGTACGGCCATTCCATACAGGCAACAGGCGATAAGGAGTGTCACTTTATCTTAATCTTCGATAATGGCAACTTTTCTGAAGATCATACTTTTAGCATCACTGATTTTATAGCCAATACCCCGCCGGAAGTTGTTGCCCAAAACTTTGGCCTCACACTGGGCGAAGTAGAGCAACTTCCGCACAAAGAAGCTTATTTTGCATTGGGCCCTAATCCTGATGAAAGCAGTACAATTGCTTTTGCCAGAGCCGAACCGGCGTTAACCAGTTTGCATCGCTACCCTTTGGAAGCCCAGCAGCCAAGGCTGATTCCTGGTGGAGGCACACAAAGAGTGGCGTCTGTAAAAGAATTCCCCATCAGCACTTCAATAACGGGTTCTGTTATCGAGTTGCAACCCGGCGCACTACGCGAAATGCATTGGCACCCTAATGCCGACGAATGGCAATATTACCTGGCCGGCAAGGCAGAAATGACCGTGTTTTTAGCCGAAGCAACCGCAGTTACAGAGCAGTTTAACGCGGGCGATGTAGGTTACGTACCCATGGGCGCAGGCCACTATATTAAAAACACCGGCGACGAGGTTTGCCGGATACTGATCGGGTTCAATAGTGGCAACTATGAGGCCATCGATCTGAGCCAGTGGCTGGCAGGCAATCCGAAGGATGTTATAGCTACTAATTTAGGAATAGGGGAAGCAATAGTTGACAAGTTACCGCAACGTAAATTATTTGCCATTCCTCCAAAGTACTAA
- a CDS encoding antibiotic biosynthesis monooxygenase encodes MPIHVAITRKVLPGKEQEFKDALHRFMGESFRHDGVHGASIISGPEGDDDREIGILRTFKNKAERDAFYQSEHFKKWEEYASTITEQPVYRELNGLEAWFRSAAAPPRWKMALVTLCGVFPTSIFLNLAVSPLIKDFPLLVRLLIIAACMVGILTWVVMPTLTRVLKKWLRS; translated from the coding sequence ATGCCAATTCACGTTGCCATCACGCGTAAAGTATTGCCGGGTAAGGAGCAGGAATTTAAAGATGCGCTGCACCGGTTTATGGGCGAATCATTCCGGCACGACGGCGTGCATGGCGCCAGCATTATTTCCGGACCGGAAGGTGATGATGACCGTGAAATAGGCATATTGCGAACCTTCAAAAATAAGGCTGAACGGGATGCATTCTACCAGTCCGAACATTTTAAAAAGTGGGAAGAATATGCGTCCACCATTACAGAGCAACCCGTTTACCGGGAACTAAATGGCCTTGAGGCATGGTTTAGGTCTGCTGCGGCACCGCCGCGCTGGAAAATGGCGCTGGTTACACTTTGTGGGGTGTTTCCAACAAGCATCTTCCTTAATTTAGCCGTAAGCCCTTTGATAAAAGATTTTCCTTTATTGGTTAGGCTGCTGATCATCGCTGCATGTATGGTAGGCATATTGACCTGGGTAGTGATGCCAACACTTACCCGTGTTTTAAAAAAGTGGCTCAGATCATAA
- the poxB gene encoding ubiquinone-dependent pyruvate dehydrogenase, translating to MSKTIAAKLVEILEHAGVTHIHGVVGDSLNGITDELRKSGKIKWIHYRHEEAAAFAAGAEAQLTGKLAVCAGSCGPGNMHLINGLYDAHRSNAPVLAIAAQVPSEQIGTSYFQETRPEALFRECSYYCETIASAKQMPRVLQIAIQTAISLKGVSVVSLSGDVAMQAIDNDELEHPLFLNRPLTRPSDTDLTELATLINQAEKITLLCGAGCAGAHDELITLAGLLSSPTVHALRGKEYVQYDNPFDVGMTGLIGMASGNHAVKSCDLLLMLGTDFPYKEWYPDGAKIVQIDIRPERLGRRCKLDLGLAGDIGETIKALIPLVKAKTDTSFLEDCQARYKQNRINLDKRAAGETGKLIHPEYLTKVLSDQAEPDAIFTADVGTPTVWAARYLDMKKGRRLIGSFNHGSMASAMPQAIGAQLAFPERQVISLSGDGGFAMMMGDILTIYQYDLPVKLIIYNNGSLGFVAMEMKVIGMPPFGTELKNPDFARMAEAIGIMGIRVENSEDLPAAVAKALAHKGPVLIDVLTNPTELAMPPQINFDEAKGFGIYMLRQTLLGDGAEVWDTLKTNFLK from the coding sequence ATGTCCAAAACAATAGCAGCAAAATTAGTCGAAATATTAGAGCATGCCGGGGTAACACACATACATGGCGTAGTGGGCGATTCCCTCAACGGAATTACCGATGAACTGCGTAAATCAGGAAAAATAAAATGGATCCATTACCGCCATGAGGAGGCAGCCGCTTTTGCCGCCGGTGCCGAGGCGCAGTTAACCGGCAAACTGGCAGTTTGCGCGGGTAGTTGCGGCCCTGGTAATATGCACCTGATCAACGGGTTGTATGACGCGCATCGCAGCAACGCGCCGGTGCTGGCCATTGCGGCCCAGGTACCCAGCGAGCAAATTGGCACCAGCTACTTCCAGGAAACCCGGCCTGAAGCTTTATTCCGCGAATGCAGCTATTATTGCGAAACTATTGCTTCCGCTAAACAAATGCCGAGGGTATTGCAGATCGCTATTCAAACAGCCATTAGCCTCAAGGGGGTATCGGTAGTGAGCTTATCCGGTGATGTGGCCATGCAGGCAATTGACAATGATGAACTGGAGCATCCGTTATTTTTGAACCGCCCGCTTACCCGTCCATCAGATACCGACCTTACGGAGTTAGCCACACTTATCAACCAGGCTGAAAAGATAACACTGCTGTGCGGTGCAGGCTGTGCCGGCGCGCATGATGAGTTAATTACACTGGCAGGGTTGCTTTCATCACCTACGGTACACGCGCTTCGCGGGAAAGAATATGTTCAATATGACAATCCTTTTGATGTAGGCATGACCGGGCTGATCGGAATGGCATCCGGCAATCATGCAGTAAAAAGCTGTGATCTGCTGCTGATGCTGGGTACCGATTTCCCATACAAGGAATGGTACCCCGATGGTGCAAAAATTGTTCAGATCGATATCAGGCCCGAACGTTTGGGCAGGCGCTGCAAACTGGACTTAGGGCTTGCAGGTGATATTGGTGAAACCATCAAAGCCTTGATACCATTGGTAAAAGCCAAAACCGATACCTCGTTCCTGGAAGACTGCCAGGCCCGGTATAAGCAAAACCGCATCAATCTGGATAAACGCGCCGCTGGTGAAACCGGGAAATTAATACATCCCGAATACCTCACTAAAGTTTTAAGCGACCAGGCGGAACCAGATGCCATATTTACTGCCGATGTAGGCACACCTACGGTTTGGGCGGCCAGGTATCTGGATATGAAAAAAGGCAGAAGGCTGATCGGATCATTTAACCATGGCTCTATGGCCAGCGCCATGCCCCAGGCTATTGGTGCCCAACTTGCTTTTCCTGAAAGGCAGGTGATCTCCCTATCCGGCGACGGCGGTTTTGCGATGATGATGGGCGATATCCTGACCATCTACCAGTATGATCTGCCGGTGAAACTGATTATTTATAACAATGGTTCGTTAGGCTTTGTAGCCATGGAGATGAAGGTAATAGGTATGCCGCCGTTTGGCACCGAACTTAAAAATCCGGATTTTGCAAGAATGGCGGAGGCCATTGGCATCATGGGTATACGCGTAGAAAATTCGGAAGATCTGCCAGCGGCGGTAGCAAAGGCTTTAGCGCACAAAGGGCCGGTTTTGATAGACGTGTTAACCAACCCAACAGAGCTGGCTATGCCGCCGCAGATCAATTTTGACGAAGCAAAGGGCTTTGGCATTTATATGTTAAGGCAAACGCTTTTAGGCGATGGCGCCGAGGTTTGGGATACCTTAAAAACAAATTTTTTAAAATAG
- a CDS encoding DUF2630 family protein, which translates to MEDNQVLNHIKALTAQEEKLWGTENITDDDVQKLHQIKLELDQYWDLLNQRRALRDAHKNPDKAAIRDIDTIENYKN; encoded by the coding sequence ATGGAAGATAACCAGGTTTTAAACCACATTAAAGCCCTAACAGCGCAAGAAGAAAAACTGTGGGGTACCGAGAATATAACAGACGATGACGTGCAGAAACTGCATCAAATTAAACTGGAGCTTGACCAGTATTGGGACTTACTGAATCAAAGAAGAGCTTTACGCGATGCTCATAAAAATCCGGATAAAGCCGCGATCCGCGATATCGACACTATTGAAAATTACAAAAATTAA
- a CDS encoding LytR/AlgR family response regulator transcription factor translates to MTCLIIDDNPIARATLSQLASQVKDLNVICEYCNAIDAYNHLQAEEVDLIFLDIEMPEMSGLELTRNLRNKGTIIVFTTSKKEYAVEAFELNVADYLVKPVTPARFLQAVSKAREINDSKKEDVQVKADEFIFVRDSSITRRIRFDEILYAEAMGDYVKFYTKAKTYAIHGTLKGAEEKLPSANFIRVHRSYIIAMDKIDTLQEGGLVINGQFLPIADAYRKSLNSRMNIF, encoded by the coding sequence ATGACCTGCCTCATCATTGACGACAATCCCATAGCCCGAGCCACCCTGAGTCAACTGGCAAGCCAGGTTAAAGACCTGAATGTTATTTGCGAATATTGTAATGCCATTGATGCCTACAATCATTTACAGGCCGAAGAAGTCGACCTGATATTTCTGGATATTGAAATGCCGGAAATGAGCGGCCTGGAGCTCACCAGGAACCTGCGTAATAAAGGAACCATCATTGTATTTACCACCTCAAAAAAAGAATACGCAGTTGAGGCGTTTGAGCTTAACGTTGCCGATTACCTGGTAAAACCCGTTACACCTGCCCGTTTTCTGCAAGCGGTAAGCAAAGCCAGGGAAATTAACGACAGTAAAAAAGAGGATGTGCAGGTTAAGGCCGACGAATTCATTTTTGTACGCGATTCGAGCATTACCCGGCGCATCAGGTTTGACGAAATTTTATACGCAGAAGCGATGGGCGATTATGTTAAGTTTTATACCAAAGCAAAAACTTATGCCATTCATGGCACACTAAAGGGAGCAGAGGAAAAACTGCCCTCCGCTAACTTCATCCGGGTTCACCGCTCCTATATCATCGCCATGGATAAGATAGACACATTGCAGGAAGGGGGATTAGTGATTAACGGGCAATTCTTACCTATTGCTGATGCTTACCGCAAATCGCTGAATAGCCGGATGAATATTTTTTAG
- a CDS encoding response regulator, whose amino-acid sequence MNATPRIMANKRFGYFMLVAFGTATVLLLIIQYNFSANMDTMLHGNEKLMQELRASNHLREIDRDILGVESRIRAAIATNDTSHLEGVDGKVSAIMLYLDSMDNDAAGKTTIKYLRRLKQLSEEKVRIKNELIQRYLRLGNMNDTTLIANPHARIISNEITSITHKIYDIRQQKMVSLSRDNITGSRHASVYGNLLIGVMFISGGVLCWFILGQFRQQNKLILKLDASEKRLTEALQIKENFLANMSHEIRTPLNSILGFTNLLQRRDKDPDSAEFIESIQKAGENLMAIINDILDLSKIEAGMMRIVKAPFSVRGLIHSIETLFKERVNEKGLQLNCSVASNVPDTLIGDATRLTQILVNLIGNALKFSDGGMIEVLVSRVWADGSNIQLGVKVKDTGIGISNEKLDKIFERFNQAEDSITRNYGGTGLGLSIVKTLIELQGGNIEVHSIPGKGSEFAFYIPYTVANEQIILQSQLTAQELKEMVNPSLQILVVDDNTMNQSLMKHLLIQWGAAFTIAANGLEALEELKAKSFDLVLMDIQMPKMDGYTATRHIREELKLDTPIVAMTAHAMAGEREKCLSNGMNDYISKPINEEHLFKMIVKFVGPKIEPVSAATPSTAPQAYQFIDLTYMKDISKGNLAYEQLVTGHFIAGVPADIHNLETAFEKKDVAELNSIAHNMKTSVAIMGLLSLLNDMLETLEEAKSIDHVQFAVIAEVKKICLAAVEEARQIF is encoded by the coding sequence ATGAACGCAACACCCCGGATAATGGCAAATAAACGTTTTGGTTATTTTATGCTGGTGGCTTTCGGCACCGCTACTGTACTATTGCTCATCATACAGTATAACTTTTCTGCCAATATGGATACCATGCTGCATGGTAATGAAAAATTGATGCAGGAATTGAGAGCCAGTAACCACCTCAGGGAAATTGACCGCGATATATTAGGGGTGGAAAGCCGGATCAGGGCGGCAATTGCAACCAACGATACATCGCACCTGGAGGGGGTGGATGGAAAGGTATCTGCTATCATGCTGTATCTCGACTCGATGGATAATGATGCGGCCGGAAAAACTACCATCAAGTATCTCCGCAGGCTAAAGCAACTCTCCGAAGAAAAGGTCAGGATAAAAAACGAGCTTATTCAACGTTACCTCAGGTTGGGCAATATGAATGACACCACATTGATTGCCAACCCGCATGCGCGTATCATTTCGAACGAAATTACTTCTATCACGCATAAAATATACGATATCCGCCAGCAGAAAATGGTTTCTTTGAGTCGGGATAACATTACAGGTAGCAGGCATGCCAGTGTTTATGGCAATTTGTTAATTGGCGTTATGTTTATTAGTGGCGGGGTGTTGTGCTGGTTCATCTTAGGCCAGTTCCGGCAGCAAAATAAATTAATTTTAAAGCTGGATGCTTCAGAAAAAAGATTGACCGAAGCTTTGCAGATTAAAGAGAATTTTCTGGCCAATATGAGCCACGAGATCCGGACGCCGCTAAACTCCATACTGGGTTTTACCAATTTACTGCAACGGCGCGACAAAGACCCCGATTCGGCGGAGTTTATTGAATCTATCCAGAAAGCAGGTGAAAACCTGATGGCTATTATCAACGATATTCTTGATCTGTCGAAGATCGAAGCAGGGATGATGCGGATTGTGAAAGCCCCGTTTAGTGTGCGCGGCCTCATCCACTCTATCGAAACACTTTTTAAAGAAAGGGTTAATGAGAAGGGTTTGCAGTTAAATTGCAGCGTTGCAAGTAATGTACCCGATACTTTGATAGGGGATGCTACCCGCCTTACCCAGATATTGGTAAACCTGATTGGCAATGCATTGAAATTTAGTGATGGTGGGATGATCGAAGTTCTGGTGAGTAGGGTATGGGCCGATGGTAGCAATATCCAACTGGGTGTAAAGGTTAAGGATACAGGCATCGGTATCAGTAATGAAAAGCTCGACAAAATTTTTGAACGGTTTAACCAGGCTGAAGATTCGATTACCCGTAATTACGGCGGAACGGGGCTTGGGCTTTCTATAGTTAAAACACTGATTGAGCTACAGGGCGGTAATATAGAAGTGCATAGCATACCAGGCAAGGGATCGGAGTTTGCTTTTTATATTCCATATACCGTTGCCAATGAGCAAATTATCCTTCAATCGCAATTAACTGCGCAAGAGTTGAAAGAAATGGTTAACCCATCGTTGCAAATATTGGTGGTGGATGATAACACGATGAATCAAAGCCTGATGAAGCACCTGTTAATACAATGGGGAGCCGCTTTTACCATTGCGGCCAACGGTTTAGAAGCATTAGAGGAACTCAAGGCAAAATCGTTCGACCTGGTATTGATGGACATACAAATGCCAAAAATGGACGGGTATACTGCCACCCGCCATATACGCGAAGAACTTAAACTGGATACACCCATAGTTGCCATGACGGCACACGCTATGGCCGGCGAGCGCGAAAAGTGTTTGAGTAATGGCATGAACGACTATATTTCAAAGCCCATTAACGAGGAACATCTTTTTAAAATGATCGTTAAATTTGTTGGGCCAAAAATCGAACCGGTATCCGCAGCCACACCCTCTACGGCCCCGCAGGCATATCAATTTATCGATCTTACTTATATGAAAGATATCAGCAAAGGCAATTTGGCTTACGAACAATTAGTTACCGGGCATTTTATAGCCGGTGTGCCCGCTGATATTCATAACCTTGAAACTGCTTTTGAGAAGAAAGACGTGGCTGAACTGAATAGCATAGCCCATAACATGAAAACAAGCGTTGCCATTATGGGTTTACTATCCCTGTTAAACGATATGCTCGAAACTCTTGAAGAAGCAAAAAGTATAGACCATGTTCAGTTTGCGGTAATAGCCGAAGTGAAAAAAATCTGCCTGGCCGCGGTAGAAGAGGCCAGGCAGATTTTTTAA
- a CDS encoding NADH:flavin oxidoreductase/NADH oxidase, which produces MATLNLFSPLQIRDMVLKNRIVVSPMQQFSAVNGKVGHWHIVHLGSRAVGGAGLIITESLAVNKEGRSTHYDAGLWNDAQIAGWRTINKFIHQQGAKTAAQIAHFGSKGSRSHPNDGLQYLTPENGGWLTKSSSAVAPFNNMSLPKELSVKEIVKIKKDFVNAAKRAVAAGFDAIEIHAGHGYLFHQFYSNIINHRLDGYGGSFENRIRLLVETTEEIRAVIPQTMPLMVRISAVDYLDDDKAWKIEDSIVLAGILKQIGVDLITASAGGFVFLDKSRVFPSYQVPFAEKIKAETGILTGAVGAITEAAQADEIIASGKADLAIMAREFLRDPYFPLHAAKILGENVDIPFQYKRAF; this is translated from the coding sequence ATGGCAACTCTCAATTTATTCAGCCCTTTGCAAATCAGGGATATGGTATTAAAAAACAGGATCGTGGTATCGCCTATGCAGCAATTCAGTGCTGTTAACGGCAAAGTGGGGCACTGGCATATCGTGCATTTAGGCAGCCGCGCCGTAGGTGGCGCAGGGCTTATCATTACCGAAAGCCTGGCCGTGAACAAAGAAGGACGCAGCACCCATTATGATGCAGGGTTATGGAACGACGCACAGATAGCAGGCTGGCGCACCATTAACAAATTCATCCATCAACAGGGGGCCAAAACCGCCGCCCAGATAGCGCATTTCGGCAGTAAAGGTAGCCGCTCGCATCCTAACGACGGCCTGCAGTACCTCACCCCCGAAAACGGCGGATGGTTAACCAAAAGCTCATCGGCTGTTGCGCCTTTTAATAATATGAGCCTGCCAAAGGAGCTTTCGGTGAAAGAAATTGTAAAAATTAAAAAGGACTTTGTTAACGCGGCCAAAAGAGCTGTGGCAGCGGGTTTTGATGCCATTGAGATACATGCCGGCCACGGTTATCTTTTTCACCAGTTTTATTCCAACATCATCAATCACCGTCTCGATGGGTATGGTGGTAGTTTTGAAAACCGTATCAGGTTATTGGTGGAGACTACAGAAGAGATCAGGGCGGTTATACCGCAAACTATGCCGCTCATGGTGCGTATTTCTGCGGTAGACTATCTGGATGACGACAAGGCCTGGAAAATAGAAGATAGCATTGTACTGGCCGGTATATTAAAACAAATTGGTGTCGACCTGATCACCGCTTCGGCGGGAGGTTTTGTATTTTTGGATAAATCAAGAGTATTCCCATCGTACCAGGTGCCTTTTGCCGAAAAGATCAAGGCCGAGACCGGTATCCTGACGGGAGCTGTGGGCGCCATTACAGAAGCTGCACAGGCTGACGAGATCATCGCATCCGGCAAAGCGGACCTGGCTATCATGGCACGCGAATTTTTAAGAGATCCGTATTTTCCGCTGCATGCCGCTAAAATATTGGGCGAAAATGTTGATATTCCATTTCAATACAAAAGGGCCTTTTAA
- a CDS encoding FAD binding domain-containing protein: MKATIIGGSIGGLLTGIALQKSGYRVDIYERSASAMQGRGAGLVVQPGLMNYMIHQGISSHQLFGVPATQRQILNDRGYPTYRYENDTSFTSWNYLWQQLKAYFPEENYHYNHQLAGLHQAGDIVNGTFIDGSQIETDLLIGADGYNSVVRKHLFPDIAPLYAGYVAYRGLIPEDELTAEEIDFFADKFTLYPYSNSHLLAYLVPGNDGELGKGHRQLNWVWYLNKTEAELKELMTDKNGIERQYSMPATFLRQENIAELRSRAQIELPEILSARVQQTQNPFVQVIVDMAVPKMYEGRVVILGDAAALVRPHTASGTAKAYEDAAALAALLAQHTTVASALKQWNTVQLHYAAELISYGRRLAKGSGLGQNFIHNKY; the protein is encoded by the coding sequence ATGAAAGCAACTATCATCGGCGGATCTATAGGCGGGTTATTAACCGGCATAGCTTTGCAAAAATCCGGCTACCGGGTTGATATTTATGAACGCTCGGCATCGGCAATGCAAGGCCGGGGCGCCGGGCTGGTTGTACAGCCAGGATTAATGAATTACATGATACATCAAGGCATATCCAGCCATCAACTTTTCGGTGTTCCGGCAACGCAAAGGCAGATCCTGAACGACCGGGGATACCCAACTTACCGATATGAGAACGATACCTCTTTTACATCATGGAATTATCTTTGGCAGCAGCTGAAGGCCTACTTTCCGGAAGAAAATTATCATTATAACCATCAGTTGGCAGGTCTGCACCAAGCAGGCGATATTGTAAACGGAACTTTTATCGATGGCAGCCAAATTGAAACTGATTTGCTCATTGGCGCAGATGGATACAATTCGGTAGTGCGCAAACATCTTTTTCCGGATATAGCCCCCCTGTACGCTGGTTATGTTGCTTATCGCGGCCTTATCCCCGAAGACGAATTGACGGCAGAAGAAATTGACTTTTTTGCTGATAAGTTTACTTTATACCCCTACAGCAATTCTCATTTACTGGCTTATCTGGTGCCGGGCAATGATGGCGAACTGGGCAAAGGCCACCGACAATTAAACTGGGTTTGGTACCTCAACAAAACTGAGGCAGAGCTGAAAGAGTTAATGACAGATAAAAATGGTATTGAGCGGCAATACAGCATGCCCGCTACCTTCTTGCGTCAGGAAAACATCGCCGAATTAAGATCACGAGCACAAATTGAATTGCCTGAGATATTATCGGCCAGGGTACAACAAACCCAAAACCCATTTGTGCAGGTAATAGTTGATATGGCAGTACCCAAAATGTACGAGGGCCGGGTAGTGATACTTGGAGATGCAGCAGCATTAGTAAGGCCGCATACCGCGTCCGGAACGGCTAAAGCATACGAAGATGCCGCCGCTCTTGCTGCTTTATTGGCACAACATACCACTGTTGCAAGTGCTTTAAAGCAGTGGAATACCGTGCAGCTGCATTATGCCGCCGAACTGATTAGTTACGGAAGGAGATTGGCAAAGGGAAGCGGATTAGGACAAAATTTCATTCACAATAAATATTAA
- a CDS encoding NAD(P)/FAD-dependent oxidoreductase encodes MENTKAALTTVKVYGTMESSAAYIIRDFLKRSVVTFDWIPVPDINALQHLVKGQIPGYANLPVVELPGGKLLFDPSIELIAFNLGWINKPKHTEYDVSIFGGGPAGLSAAVYAASEGLRTVLVEREAIGGQAGTSSRIENYLGFPDGISGAELAERARQQAVKFGVEILLMRKGVNAKFIDHKLHVDLVDGSKIIARANISATGVEYSRLNLPGENSYLDRGIYYGAGSSEVLLCTNEHVFIVGGGNSAGQAALNFCKHAKKVTMVIRRSDLASTLSFYLLNRIQNKKNIEVLYNSNLTALHGDGTLKEITITDTLKNTTANYSTRFVFVCIGGKPNTDWAKDTAIVRDEAGYLVTGTDLYEPSFKSKWSNSFTPAFLETSVPGCFAAGDVRHNSIKRVASAVGEGAMAVTFVNRYLTKTY; translated from the coding sequence ATGGAAAATACCAAAGCCGCATTAACCACGGTAAAAGTTTACGGAACGATGGAATCCAGCGCGGCCTATATTATCCGCGATTTTCTGAAACGTAGTGTGGTTACTTTTGACTGGATACCTGTACCCGATATCAATGCTTTGCAGCATCTTGTAAAAGGGCAGATACCCGGCTATGCCAATTTACCGGTGGTAGAGCTACCAGGCGGTAAATTGCTGTTTGATCCTTCCATCGAATTAATCGCCTTCAACCTTGGATGGATCAATAAACCAAAACATACCGAATACGATGTCTCGATCTTCGGCGGTGGCCCTGCTGGGCTTAGTGCCGCAGTTTATGCGGCATCGGAAGGTTTGCGCACTGTTTTGGTGGAGCGCGAAGCGATAGGCGGACAGGCGGGCACCAGTTCGCGGATCGAAAATTATCTGGGCTTTCCTGACGGGATAAGCGGAGCCGAACTGGCTGAACGCGCCCGGCAGCAAGCTGTAAAGTTTGGTGTGGAAATATTGCTGATGCGGAAAGGGGTAAACGCCAAATTTATTGATCATAAACTCCATGTGGACTTGGTTGACGGCAGTAAAATTATCGCCCGCGCCAATATTTCGGCAACAGGGGTTGAATACAGTCGGCTCAATCTGCCCGGAGAAAACAGCTACCTGGATAGGGGCATTTATTATGGTGCGGGCTCAAGTGAGGTTTTGCTTTGTACCAATGAGCATGTTTTTATTGTTGGGGGCGGTAACTCCGCCGGGCAAGCTGCACTTAATTTTTGCAAGCATGCCAAAAAGGTAACTATGGTTATCCGCCGCAGCGATCTTGCTTCTACGCTATCGTTTTATCTGCTTAACCGTATTCAAAACAAAAAAAACATTGAGGTTTTATATAATTCTAACCTAACCGCATTACATGGGGATGGCACCTTGAAGGAAATTACGATAACCGACACCTTAAAAAATACAACAGCAAATTATTCTACGCGTTTTGTATTTGTATGCATTGGCGGTAAGCCCAATACAGACTGGGCAAAGGATACAGCTATTGTGCGCGACGAAGCCGGCTACCTGGTAACCGGTACGGATTTATACGAACCATCCTTTAAAAGTAAATGGTCTAATTCTTTTACACCTGCTTTTTTAGAAACCAGTGTTCCGGGTTGTTTTGCCGCTGGCGATGTGAGGCATAATTCAATTAAACGGGTAGCCTCGGCCGTTGGCGAGGGGGCTATGGCCGTAACTTTTGTAAACCGGTATTTAACCAAAACCTATTAA